In the genome of Paenibacillus pabuli, one region contains:
- a CDS encoding class I SAM-dependent methyltransferase translates to MNVKDNMVFLRSFMQNPKHIGSVIPSSRFLAKKMVTQAPWGEMKAIAELGSGTGAITRHISNHVTDSMKVLMFEMNDTMRTSLEQEFPQYSSYKNAANLVECMKQQHIEQLDCIFSGLPFFNFESELRETLVDQIHQALKPRGLFIAFQYSLQMKKKLSEHFTIETIPFVPLNIPPAFVYVCRKKETLLNHS, encoded by the coding sequence TAATATGGTTTTTTTACGCAGCTTTATGCAAAACCCAAAACACATTGGAAGTGTCATTCCTAGTTCCAGGTTTTTAGCTAAGAAGATGGTCACACAAGCACCTTGGGGTGAAATGAAGGCCATTGCCGAACTTGGATCAGGAACCGGAGCAATAACAAGGCATATCAGCAATCATGTTACGGATTCAATGAAAGTGCTTATGTTTGAAATGAATGATACGATGAGAACAAGTCTGGAACAGGAATTTCCTCAGTACTCAAGTTATAAAAATGCAGCGAATCTGGTAGAATGCATGAAGCAACAACATATTGAGCAATTAGATTGTATATTCAGCGGTCTTCCCTTTTTTAACTTCGAATCTGAACTAAGAGAAACATTAGTGGATCAAATTCATCAAGCTTTGAAACCTAGAGGTTTATTCATTGCCTTCCAATACTCATTACAGATGAAGAAGAAACTTTCTGAGCATTTTACTATAGAGACCATTCCTTTTGTTCCACTGAACATCCCGCCAGCTTTTGTATACGTATGTCGGAAAAAGGAAACGCTATTGAATCATTCATGA
- a CDS encoding response regulator transcription factor, giving the protein MNTVLVVDDDSEIRDIIHVYLRNEGYTIIEAANGEEALQALKHQASIQLVILDVMMPKMDGIQACFKIREISDVPIIMLSAKEEDIDKITGLTTGADDYMTKPFNPLELLARVRAQLRRQTLLNKKEEVKDLIIIRDLIIDKSKHSVKKNEKEISLTPLEFSILELLSSRPGQVFSPEQIYETVWNEPYGYSDNTVMVHIRNLREKIEETPRSPQFIKTVWGVGYKIEATI; this is encoded by the coding sequence ATGAATACCGTTCTTGTTGTAGACGACGATTCCGAGATCAGAGATATCATCCACGTATATTTACGTAATGAAGGGTACACGATCATCGAGGCTGCTAATGGAGAAGAAGCCTTGCAGGCGTTGAAGCACCAAGCCTCCATCCAACTGGTGATCCTAGATGTCATGATGCCAAAGATGGACGGCATTCAAGCCTGCTTCAAAATTAGGGAGATCTCCGACGTACCTATTATTATGTTATCAGCCAAAGAAGAGGATATTGATAAAATTACAGGATTAACTACCGGCGCCGATGATTATATGACCAAACCCTTTAATCCATTAGAACTTTTGGCTCGAGTAAGAGCTCAGCTCCGGCGTCAGACTTTACTGAACAAAAAAGAAGAAGTCAAAGACCTTATCATCATTAGAGATTTAATCATCGACAAGAGCAAACATTCCGTTAAGAAAAACGAGAAAGAAATCTCGCTAACCCCCTTGGAATTTTCTATTTTGGAGTTACTTTCCAGTCGGCCCGGGCAAGTTTTCAGCCCAGAGCAAATTTATGAAACGGTTTGGAACGAGCCCTATGGTTATTCGGACAATACCGTTATGGTTCATATTCGGAATTTAAGAGAAAAAATCGAGGAAACACCAAGAAGCCCTCAATTCATTAAAACCGTTTGGGGAGTTGGCTATAAAATTGAAGCGACTATTTAA
- a CDS encoding sensor histidine kinase — MKRLFKKPRKRIQINILIRIVLSTIIAAGLNNFLLLFLTKMNAWDNEWFRNIIPYVITPLFVLIFILTFLFFTRRIVKDLMSLERGLQTISEGNLSYRVSMNRQDELGRVAHNINQMTERLQKQMLKEREIENSKMEMITGISHDLRTPLTSIIGYIELLRTNTFQNQEEYDRFVHNTYNKAIHLKKLLDDLFEYTKLNSVDATLDYKQVDLFQLVDQLLFDFEPLAQENHIQLHKDIGDSPIIMTIDSNKIARAIDNLLMNALKYSFKPGNIYVRIKKELTTITLEIENNGTPLTREQENKLFDRFYKVDHSRSSEGIQTGSGLGLSISKNIVELHRGTIALDHVDTRFTFKITLPIHKPD, encoded by the coding sequence TTGAAGCGACTATTTAAGAAACCCCGAAAAAGAATTCAAATCAATATTTTAATTCGCATCGTATTAAGTACCATCATTGCTGCCGGTTTAAATAATTTCCTATTGCTGTTTTTAACCAAAATGAATGCATGGGACAACGAATGGTTTCGGAATATCATCCCTTATGTTATTACACCACTTTTTGTCTTAATATTTATCTTAACCTTTTTATTCTTCACTAGGCGCATTGTTAAAGATTTAATGTCTTTAGAACGTGGACTTCAGACCATATCGGAGGGAAACTTAAGTTATCGTGTATCCATGAATCGCCAAGATGAACTCGGACGAGTTGCTCATAATATTAATCAAATGACCGAACGTTTACAAAAGCAGATGTTGAAAGAGCGTGAGATCGAAAACTCTAAAATGGAAATGATTACGGGTATTTCACATGATCTCCGAACCCCTCTTACAAGCATCATTGGCTATATTGAGCTCCTGAGAACCAATACGTTTCAAAATCAGGAGGAATACGATCGATTTGTTCATAACACCTATAACAAAGCCATTCATCTAAAAAAATTACTTGATGACTTGTTTGAATATACGAAGTTAAATTCAGTGGATGCCACATTGGATTATAAACAAGTTGATTTATTCCAACTGGTGGATCAATTATTATTTGATTTCGAGCCTCTTGCTCAGGAGAACCATATTCAGCTCCATAAAGATATTGGTGACTCCCCGATCATTATGACAATCGACAGCAATAAAATTGCCAGAGCGATCGATAACCTGCTCATGAATGCCTTGAAGTATTCCTTCAAACCCGGAAACATTTACGTTCGGATTAAAAAGGAGCTTACAACGATCACACTAGAGATCGAGAATAACGGAACACCTCTCACGCGCGAACAAGAAAACAAACTTTTCGATCGTTTTTACAAAGTTGACCATTCCAGGAGCAGTGAGGGCATTCAGACTGGTTCTGGCTTAGGCCTTTCCATTTCCAAAAATATTGTGGAATTACACCGCGGTACAATTGCATTAGATCATGTAGACACTCGGTTTACGTTTAAAATCACTTTGCCTATCCACAAACCTGATTAA
- a CDS encoding class I SAM-dependent methyltransferase, which yields MKLYNYLLLLLGFLRNPKRVGSVIPSSKWLAQKVVSSVPWNEVKSLAELGSGTGAITRLIQRHMADSTNIFLFERDPGMRKQLNSTSPHFQISSNASYLYKKITQEDLPSVDCVICGLPFFNFSNEMRQRILDQIQLALKPGGTLIVYQFSLQMKRTLNKHFTVEDVVFVPFNFPPAFVYVCRKRNEPNESY from the coding sequence TTGAAGCTCTACAATTACTTACTTTTATTGCTAGGATTTTTGAGGAACCCCAAACGGGTTGGAAGTGTTATACCTAGTTCCAAATGGTTAGCGCAAAAGGTAGTTAGCTCGGTGCCATGGAACGAAGTGAAGTCCCTGGCCGAGCTTGGTTCAGGTACAGGGGCAATAACCAGATTGATTCAACGCCACATGGCTGATTCTACAAATATATTTTTATTCGAACGAGATCCCGGTATGAGAAAACAATTGAATTCGACTTCCCCCCACTTCCAAATCAGTTCAAACGCCTCATATTTATACAAAAAAATCACTCAGGAAGACCTCCCAAGTGTGGACTGTGTCATCTGCGGTTTACCCTTTTTCAATTTTTCTAATGAAATGAGACAGCGAATATTGGATCAGATTCAGTTAGCCCTGAAACCTGGAGGAACACTTATTGTTTATCAGTTTTCTCTTCAAATGAAACGCACATTAAACAAACATTTCACTGTTGAAGACGTGGTCTTTGTGCCTTTCAATTTCCCTCCTGCATTTGTATACGTATGCCGCAAAAGAAATGAACCGAATGAAAGTTACTAA
- a CDS encoding ABC transporter ATP-binding protein — MSRNSSQEQRWGTFMKLLLRSKLPWKWYIVQVIGGVILSTATVKIPQLAGEIMQGNIFDNQLVTRFIVFTIAVTLFSAAINFFTEWVNLNTDRNLEKSIWKKIIRLPMRFLDRLNPSSLTSRVTSDASSVSQGLSQFFSLFYVTYALVLTFVTVYSMSPKMFVALFILIPWVLVVAIFPGRFMFRAQNKIQSRYSEFTNYVTERLGNLRLIKSASAEKSEINNGDQTAESQYKSEIYLAKVNLFTLPFILSTQAVCLAIILVYGGVLINQNELEIGQLITLFMYSQIIPAYVNQYILCYQEIKRAQGATRKISEIVEADSELVERKKSFAIPDDEIRFEGVSFNYGRENVLSEVDFVIPKGKVTAIVGPSGSGKTTILKMIERYYEPNAGKITFGNVPIDDIHLNEWRQAFGYVPQNSALLSGTIWDNIVYGLERSATEEEVILAAQQANIYEFIKKLPAGLHTEIGELGSKLSGGQRQRIAIARTIIKNPDYLILDEATCSLDPQSEQEVQKALNNLMQGRTTIVVAHHIKTIASADKIIVLEQGKVKAAGQHQQLYSEDALYRKYCDLQFIS, encoded by the coding sequence ATGAGTCGTAATTCTAGTCAAGAACAACGTTGGGGAACGTTCATGAAGCTGCTTCTCCGATCAAAACTTCCATGGAAATGGTATATCGTTCAGGTGATCGGCGGTGTGATATTATCCACAGCAACGGTGAAAATACCACAGTTGGCCGGAGAGATCATGCAAGGTAATATTTTTGATAACCAGCTTGTTACTCGATTTATTGTCTTCACCATAGCTGTGACGTTATTCAGTGCAGCTATCAATTTTTTTACCGAGTGGGTTAATTTAAACACGGATCGCAACTTGGAGAAATCCATCTGGAAAAAAATAATACGATTGCCTATGCGGTTTTTAGACCGTTTGAATCCCTCATCGTTAACAAGTCGTGTAACCAGCGATGCCTCCAGTGTCAGCCAGGGGCTGAGTCAGTTCTTCTCCCTTTTTTATGTGACCTATGCATTGGTCTTAACTTTTGTAACAGTTTACTCTATGAGTCCAAAAATGTTTGTGGCCTTGTTCATTCTTATACCGTGGGTCCTGGTTGTAGCTATATTTCCGGGAAGATTTATGTTCCGTGCACAGAACAAAATACAATCCCGATATTCGGAGTTTACGAATTATGTAACCGAGAGGTTAGGGAATTTGCGTTTAATTAAATCGGCCAGTGCTGAAAAGTCTGAAATCAACAATGGAGATCAGACGGCAGAAAGCCAGTATAAGTCTGAAATTTATTTAGCTAAAGTTAATCTGTTTACGTTACCGTTTATCCTTTCAACTCAAGCGGTTTGCCTTGCCATTATACTGGTGTACGGTGGTGTGCTGATTAACCAGAACGAGCTTGAGATAGGGCAGTTAATTACACTGTTTATGTACTCCCAGATTATCCCTGCTTATGTGAATCAATATATCCTTTGTTATCAGGAAATCAAACGAGCACAGGGGGCCACGCGAAAAATCAGCGAAATTGTAGAGGCAGATAGTGAGTTGGTTGAACGTAAGAAATCATTTGCTATTCCTGACGACGAGATCCGGTTTGAAGGCGTGTCTTTCAATTACGGTAGAGAGAATGTTCTTTCAGAGGTGGACTTTGTAATTCCTAAAGGGAAAGTCACTGCAATTGTTGGTCCCAGTGGCTCGGGCAAAACCACGATTTTGAAAATGATTGAACGGTACTATGAGCCTAATGCAGGAAAGATTACATTTGGTAATGTACCGATTGATGATATTCATTTAAATGAGTGGAGGCAGGCGTTTGGATACGTACCACAAAATAGTGCGTTATTATCAGGTACGATATGGGATAACATTGTGTATGGTCTGGAACGAAGTGCGACAGAAGAGGAAGTCATTCTTGCCGCCCAGCAAGCCAACATATATGAATTCATTAAGAAACTACCCGCAGGGCTGCATACAGAAATTGGTGAATTAGGTTCCAAGCTATCGGGTGGTCAGAGACAACGAATTGCCATCGCCCGAACGATCATTAAGAATCCCGATTATTTAATCCTGGATGAAGCGACATGTAGTCTGGATCCACAGAGCGAACAAGAGGTTCAAAAGGCATTAAATAATCTCATGCAGGGTCGTACAACCATCGTTGTGGCACATCATATTAAAACGATAGCCAGTGCAGATAAGATTATTGTTTTGGAGCAAGGAAAGGTAAAGGCGGCAGGACAACATCAGCAACTGTATAGTGAGGACGCTCTTTATCGAAAGTACTGTGATCTGCAATTTATCTCTTAA
- a CDS encoding ABC transporter ATP-binding protein: MDIQGGVLVESQTHAKPITKLSSLNEKNRQAGVWRPFLRLIASVKLPYLWIILCVVVTLTQSTIALLFPQYVQKILAGDISQRTILINIALIFGMGVAASVAQFVGALTSSKISLRFRKFIWRRLIRLPIPYFDRNKPREMISRTTEDTTRLSNFFAVDLGGIISSIYLLIGTFVILFSYNWRLAAVEAVIIPLVIVVGIVNGRLSYKWTNRVQRSLAKLTELLSELLVNIPLIKTFTKENVEEERGKEYIDKLYLAKLMFTFITKLIRLLNEMINVLQTIIVIVLGIYLVSKNIITLPVWIAFYLYAQSLTSAVAGIMDSWANLKTCQGAVRRLSEITMEPLEAYENISQRMKPNDELSFDQVTFKYADHTVLRNVTFSIPSGKTTAIIGPSGAGKSTIFNLIERFYRADEGKIRLGAISIDEYNLQEWRNSIGCVSQETRLFSGTLRENITYGLDRSVSDEEIIDAAKEAFAWEFISSFEHGLDTDVGEAGSKLSGGQRQRIAIARVILKNPGLLLLDEATSNLDAETEAMVNQALKKLSSGRTTIIIAHRLSTIEAADQIILLGDEHVKDVGNHTSLLQRNPLYKQMIDIQKSV; the protein is encoded by the coding sequence TTGGATATTCAAGGGGGAGTTTTGGTGGAAAGTCAAACACATGCTAAACCCATTACGAAGTTGAGTAGCTTGAATGAGAAAAACCGACAGGCCGGTGTGTGGAGGCCATTTCTTCGACTTATAGCTTCAGTGAAGCTTCCATACTTATGGATTATTTTATGTGTGGTGGTCACGTTAACTCAAAGTACGATAGCGCTTCTTTTTCCTCAATATGTGCAAAAAATATTGGCTGGTGATATAAGTCAGCGTACGATTCTTATTAATATTGCTTTGATATTCGGGATGGGGGTAGCGGCAAGTGTAGCGCAGTTCGTGGGGGCCTTAACCAGTTCAAAGATATCTTTGCGATTTCGCAAGTTTATTTGGCGTAGACTGATACGCCTTCCAATTCCCTATTTTGATCGGAACAAACCTAGGGAAATGATCAGTCGCACGACGGAGGATACTACCCGGCTTAGCAACTTTTTTGCCGTAGATCTAGGAGGTATCATTTCTTCCATATATCTGCTCATTGGCACGTTTGTGATTCTGTTTAGTTATAATTGGCGTCTTGCTGCGGTCGAAGCTGTAATTATTCCACTTGTTATCGTGGTCGGGATTGTGAATGGGCGGCTTAGTTACAAATGGACGAATCGGGTGCAGAGAAGTCTTGCGAAGTTGACTGAGTTGTTATCAGAGCTGTTAGTGAATATTCCCTTAATTAAAACCTTTACGAAAGAAAATGTAGAGGAAGAGAGAGGGAAGGAGTACATTGATAAACTTTATTTGGCTAAACTCATGTTTACTTTTATAACCAAATTAATCCGTTTATTAAACGAGATGATTAATGTCCTTCAGACTATTATTGTCATTGTACTAGGTATTTATCTTGTTTCTAAAAATATCATAACACTGCCAGTGTGGATTGCATTTTATCTTTATGCCCAATCCTTAACCAGTGCCGTAGCTGGAATAATGGACTCATGGGCGAATTTAAAAACATGCCAGGGCGCAGTAAGGCGACTAAGCGAAATCACAATGGAACCGCTGGAAGCGTATGAGAACATCTCGCAAAGGATGAAACCAAACGATGAGCTTTCATTTGATCAGGTTACATTCAAATATGCTGACCATACCGTATTACGTAACGTGACGTTTAGCATTCCTTCAGGTAAAACAACGGCTATCATAGGACCAAGTGGAGCTGGAAAATCGACGATTTTCAATCTGATTGAACGGTTTTATAGAGCAGATGAGGGCAAAATCAGGTTAGGCGCCATCTCTATTGATGAATACAATCTGCAAGAATGGAGAAATTCCATTGGCTGTGTTTCTCAGGAGACGAGGCTGTTTTCTGGTACCCTGCGTGAGAATATTACTTATGGCCTTGATCGTAGTGTGAGTGATGAAGAGATTATCGATGCTGCTAAAGAGGCTTTTGCTTGGGAGTTTATTTCCTCCTTTGAGCATGGACTCGACACTGATGTGGGTGAAGCAGGGAGCAAGCTGTCAGGGGGGCAAAGGCAGCGGATTGCGATTGCTCGTGTGATCCTCAAAAATCCCGGTTTGCTATTGCTGGATGAAGCTACTTCGAATTTGGACGCGGAGACCGAAGCGATGGTGAATCAAGCATTGAAAAAACTGTCATCAGGCCGAACAACAATCATTATTGCGCATCGCTTATCCACGATTGAAGCAGCAGATCAGATTATCCTGTTAGGGGATGAGCATGTCAAAGATGTTGGCAATCATACAAGCTTGCTTCAGAGAAATCCTCTCTATAAACAAATGATTGATATTCAGAAGAGTGTTTAA
- a CDS encoding TldD/PmbA family protein — MNIYEFQKQLFEKGKQYGFSEMEVFYSSNKSTTVSVRNEEVVDYKIAEVLGLSFRGMYMDKLGYSYSENISEESVDYILKEALENAQVIEAQDDEELFESIERYGSVNAYAEILANLPVETMIESALQMEKTALQADDRVKQVLECNVSKSVYEVAIINTRGLNCHSKSSSANAVVYVMASEGDQAATGFYYDFTLTDFARLDVNHIAKTAVAEAVSKLGAVSLPSGSYPIIFRYDTATTLLSALVSNLSGENVEKGLSKLQHKLNEKIAGSKIDIFEDPLMVGAPGATTFDAEGFPTRKTTLIKSGTLLSFLHNRKTAKKFGAQSTGNASKHSYRSTIAVGPHNVYLKPGRRSVDELVQSSEEGIFIIELHGTHAGINSVSGDFSLYAGGFLIENGNLTKPVNQITVSGNIFDLMNNVDELANDLKIRGNITAPSIKVNRLDISGQ, encoded by the coding sequence ATGAATATCTATGAATTTCAAAAGCAGTTGTTTGAAAAAGGGAAGCAATATGGCTTTAGTGAGATGGAAGTGTTCTATTCATCCAACAAATCAACTACGGTAAGTGTGCGAAATGAAGAGGTTGTGGACTATAAAATCGCTGAAGTGCTTGGTCTTTCATTCAGAGGGATGTATATGGACAAACTCGGTTATTCTTACTCTGAGAATATCAGCGAAGAATCGGTAGATTACATTTTAAAGGAAGCCTTGGAGAATGCCCAAGTTATTGAAGCGCAAGATGATGAGGAATTATTCGAATCGATTGAACGGTATGGGAGCGTTAATGCGTACGCTGAAATTCTGGCCAATCTCCCGGTGGAAACGATGATTGAATCGGCACTTCAAATGGAAAAAACAGCTCTCCAAGCAGATGATCGGGTGAAACAAGTGCTTGAATGTAATGTTTCTAAATCAGTATATGAAGTAGCTATTATCAATACCAGAGGTCTGAATTGTCACTCGAAAAGTTCGTCTGCGAACGCAGTCGTCTATGTTATGGCAAGTGAAGGTGACCAAGCGGCTACCGGTTTTTATTATGATTTTACATTGACTGATTTTGCTAGATTGGATGTCAATCATATTGCAAAAACTGCCGTTGCTGAAGCAGTTTCTAAATTAGGAGCTGTATCCTTGCCTTCGGGAAGTTATCCAATCATTTTCCGCTATGATACGGCTACAACATTGCTAAGCGCACTCGTATCCAATCTTTCGGGTGAAAATGTGGAGAAGGGACTATCCAAGTTGCAACATAAACTGAATGAAAAAATAGCTGGATCGAAAATTGATATTTTCGAAGATCCATTAATGGTGGGTGCCCCTGGTGCAACCACATTTGATGCAGAAGGTTTTCCTACTCGAAAAACGACTTTGATCAAGTCTGGAACACTCCTAAGTTTTTTGCACAATCGGAAAACAGCAAAAAAATTTGGTGCCCAATCAACCGGGAACGCTTCTAAGCATAGTTATCGCTCTACAATCGCAGTGGGTCCTCATAATGTCTACCTTAAGCCTGGAAGACGGAGTGTTGACGAACTTGTTCAAAGTTCGGAAGAAGGTATTTTCATCATTGAATTACACGGTACACATGCCGGAATCAATAGTGTATCGGGTGACTTCTCCTTATACGCTGGAGGTTTCCTCATTGAAAATGGGAATCTGACTAAACCGGTAAATCAAATCACCGTATCAGGTAATATTTTTGATCTCATGAATAACGTCGATGAGCTGGCGAACGATCTAAAGATTCGCGGAAATATCACAGCACCAAGCATTAAGGTGAATCGTCTGGATATATCTGGTCAGTAA
- a CDS encoding TldD/PmbA family protein produces MLSQVLIEKMLNAALETGGDFAEVFVEDKTNSTLNMVGGVLEKAVAGRDFGIGVRILKGSFCVYAYTNDFTEENLIKVARSAAQGIRGKKQDMVLNLLKSEKINVHNIEIPNYGVGKKEKVEWLRRAHIAAKEYDPVITQTNMTYSDSIQHVLIANTDGILVEDTRSRNMMNFLAVASSGSNMETGYLNPGFFGGLEHIQNLDIESHAKEVARSAKTILNADFAPSGKFPVIIDNAFGGVLFHEACGHGLEATCVADNASVFSGKLGEYIASPLVSAYDDGTISNKWGSENVDDEGMPSQRNVLIEKGILKGYMIDKIGSRKMGMAPTGSARRESYRYSPTSRMTNTFIAAGDSKPEDIISNTEFGVFAKYMGGGSVNPATGEYNFSVSEGYMIRDGKLEEPIKGAALIGDGMDTLKKIDMVGDNLDYGCGLCGATSGNIPVTVGQPMLRVSELTVGGR; encoded by the coding sequence ATGTTATCCCAAGTATTGATTGAGAAAATGCTTAATGCGGCGCTTGAAACGGGCGGAGACTTCGCCGAAGTGTTTGTTGAAGACAAGACCAATTCCACATTGAACATGGTGGGCGGGGTGCTTGAAAAAGCAGTAGCGGGCCGTGATTTTGGCATTGGAGTTCGTATCCTTAAAGGAAGTTTTTGTGTGTATGCATACACCAATGATTTTACAGAAGAGAATCTGATTAAGGTCGCTCGCTCTGCCGCCCAAGGTATTCGGGGGAAGAAACAAGATATGGTTCTGAACTTGCTAAAAAGTGAAAAGATTAATGTTCATAATATAGAAATTCCTAATTACGGTGTGGGCAAAAAAGAGAAAGTCGAATGGCTTAGAAGAGCGCATATCGCGGCAAAAGAGTATGATCCGGTGATCACTCAGACCAATATGACATACAGTGATTCAATCCAGCATGTATTGATTGCTAATACGGATGGCATTTTAGTGGAAGATACAAGAAGCAGAAATATGATGAATTTTTTAGCTGTGGCATCTTCGGGCTCTAATATGGAAACAGGATATTTAAATCCCGGTTTTTTTGGGGGCCTTGAACATATCCAAAATCTCGACATTGAGTCCCACGCAAAGGAAGTCGCTAGAAGTGCTAAAACGATCCTGAATGCGGACTTTGCTCCGTCTGGAAAATTTCCGGTCATTATTGACAATGCCTTTGGTGGTGTTCTGTTTCACGAGGCCTGTGGTCATGGACTGGAGGCAACATGTGTTGCGGATAACGCATCGGTATTCTCCGGGAAACTGGGGGAGTATATCGCCTCCCCTCTTGTGAGTGCTTATGATGATGGAACAATTTCAAATAAATGGGGATCGGAGAATGTGGATGATGAAGGCATGCCTAGCCAAAGAAATGTGCTTATTGAAAAAGGAATTCTCAAGGGGTACATGATTGACAAAATAGGTAGCCGTAAAATGGGAATGGCCCCTACAGGATCTGCAAGAAGGGAATCCTATCGTTACAGTCCGACCTCCAGAATGACGAATACATTCATTGCAGCCGGGGATTCAAAACCGGAGGATATCATATCCAATACTGAATTCGGAGTGTTCGCCAAGTACATGGGTGGTGGATCTGTCAATCCAGCAACCGGTGAATATAACTTTAGTGTGAGTGAAGGATACATGATCCGAGATGGGAAACTTGAAGAACCGATAAAAGGTGCAGCGCTTATTGGTGATGGTATGGATACATTGAAGAAAATTGATATGGTTGGAGACAATCTTGATTATGGATGCGGACTTTGCGGGGCCACAAGCGGAAATATTCCTGTAACTGTAGGACAGCCCATGCTCAGAGTATCGGAACTCACCGTTGGTGGAAGATAG